From Aricia agestis chromosome 1, ilAriAges1.1, whole genome shotgun sequence:
tagaaactttttgGGTGGTTTTTGGTGACGAGAGAGTGAGATGTGATGCCCTCAGGAcggatgttttttgtccttcttGTGGTGCCCCCAGGCAGATTAAGGGTTAATCAGTCACTGCTCAGTGAAAGCAAGTATTAAGAAAATTGAGGTTTAATAATTATAGATTGATGAAATTGAGGTAGAGAAAACTTTCATAagagttttttatgttttaaaaaagaTACCGCCATTTGACTTAGTTCATTGGATGCATATTTCATGATGATTTATTGAGATATCGCTTTTGCGCTTAGCAGGACAGtatagtagttttaaaatgTTGCCAATGTATAATAGGTGCAgtgatttaaatgaaaatttaacaAAGATTTTAACTTAAACTCCATAAGCTTTTCAacaaaatcacataaaaatgtTAAGCAAGCATTAAATATCTCTATGTGCCACCTTGAGACATTAGCAGTACTTACCGAGATAATGCTTCAACTCtcaaaacaatagatttccaggaatccacgatcgagggattaattattaataaaattaggttataactaattattatttatcaattttAGATACGAACATCAGGAAATAGCATCCAACTGTGGAACAATGTTAAGAGAGTGTGCTAGATATGAGGCTTTAGCTAAGATAATGTTATATTCAgatgatttttataatttctttcgTTATGTAGAGGTTTCTACTTTTGACATTGCCTCTGATGCCTTTTCTACATTTAaggtatgtttaatttttttatgtcagCTAATCAAAAgcactatactgtactcggcgaaacaaccgtagcggtcattgactccctgtcaaaaacttgtcattttctttaaaaaccgcgattgacaataaagtgtcagatgttcctagtcctttgtcaatcgcggtttttaGCGCGGTTGTATtatgcgggctccacactcgcggcgcgaaagcccgctaAAGCTTAGAataaacctacgcgtcagtgacggagcgtcaagttgcgtcaagtagtgaaatgtgttttttgtatacaaacacacatttgacaacacgaaacctctgctctaagttagctaggagttggatatcctattgattaccaggtgatgctgcagcaccaggtcaactttccattaaattgtgtatacgtatattgtatatccaCAAATGTCACGagctagaatgaaatataaaacccatcgaacgactacaagttgctaacggcctttcatgaaccagataaaccctgattatccagcactgagcaggctgatgatgatgagttatagctaagaacactgtCGAtcaagtcagctttcaaacaaaaaaaaaagatctaaATCTGTCCACCTGTTTGGATGCCACAGACAGATctacacacacacagacaaacagacagacacacgtcaaacttataacacctttcttttttgtcgggggttaaaaaggcaCTCACAaagttttacatattttgtatgtatcaaaaaaaatttttttcttgtACTGGGGACTATAGATAGGGTTGCCAACAAAgcagttaaaaattatattgtctTAACAATAACGTCGACAAGTTGTGTATTTCCTACCACCTCCATGACAAGTGAAGACTGACATcatgattatttacatttattgaTATTGATGAATTATGAATAGAAaattaatcttatcttatatccttaaacgagcaattcttgtacttATACTATTctgtttactattttttatttatatgtattcaAAATTTCAGGAATTGTTAACAAGACATAAAATGTTATGTGCCGAGTTTTTAGAAGCTAACTATGATAAAGTTTTCAACCATTACCAACGTTTATTAAATTCTGAAAACTATGTAACTAGACGGCAAAGCTTGAAACTACTTGGTGAACTACTTTTGGACCGACATAATTTCTCCATTATGACGCGATACATCACAAATCCTGATAATCTGAAGCTCATGATGAATATGCTGAAAGAGAAGTCGCGGAACATACAATTTGAAGCTTTCCATGTTTTCAAGGTATTTTGCACATCGTGCTTCTTTTGAGAagaatgaatttgaatttatgTAAGAAAATAGTAAGTGAGTGTGATAGAGTAAGCAAGCCAGCTTAGCTTTATTTGTAAAGTGTAATTGTATTAGCAATAACAATGCTCAAAAGCAAtcatttttgtttcaggtattTGTAGCTAACCCCAACAAACCAAAACCTATACTTGACATACTCCTAAGGAACCAGGATAAGCTGGTGGATTTCC
This genomic window contains:
- the LOC121727905 gene encoding protein Mo25, with product MPLFGKSQKSPAELVRSLKDAVTALERGDKKAEKAQEDVSKNLVLIKNMLYGTSDAEPQTDIIVAQLAQELYNTNLLLLLIQNLNRIDFEGKKDVAQVFNNVLRRQIGTRSPTVEYICTKPEILFTLMSGYEHQEIASNCGTMLRECARYEALAKIMLYSDDFYNFFRYVEVSTFDIASDAFSTFKELLTRHKMLCAEFLEANYDKVFNHYQRLLNSENYVTRRQSLKLLGELLLDRHNFSIMTRYITNPDNLKLMMNMLKEKSRNIQFEAFHVFKVFVANPNKPKPILDILLRNQDKLVDFLTKFHTDRSEDEQFNDEKAYLIKQIKELKPLEH